TCATTCAACGCTGATTTTGGCGAACTTACGTTTACCCACCTGGTAAATCGCGGTTGAGCCTTTTTCAACGCTCAGCTTAGAATCCGTCACTTTTTCTTCGCCATTGAGTTTCACCGCACCTTGCTTAATCATGCGCATCGCTTCTGACGTACTGGCAACCAGGCCCGCTTCTTTCAACACATTGGTAATAAAAGTCGCAGGTTCCTCAATAGTGATAGTCACTTCAGGGATATCATCAGGCAGCGCATTTTTCTGAAAACGCTTGATAAAGTCCTGATGCGCGGCTTCTGCGTCTGCTTCGCTGTGGAAACGCGCAATCATTTCTTTGGCAAATTCAATCTTGATGTCTCTTGGGTTACGACCACCAGCCACTTCTTCTTTAAGACCAGCAATTTCTTCCAGCGACTTGGCACTTAGCAACTCGTAATAACGCCACATCAGCTCATCTGAAATCGACATCACTTTACCAAACATGTCGTTTGGCGCGTCTGTGATACCAATATAGTTACCCAGTGACTTAGACATCTTCTGCACGCCGTCGGTGCCTTCAAGTAGAGGCATCATCAGCACGGTTTGTGGCTTCTGACCTTCTTCTTTTTGTAACTCTCTGCCCATCAACAAGTTAAAGCGCTGATCGGTACCACCGAGTTCGACATCTGCTTGCAGGGCCACAGAGTCCCAACCCTGCACCAGCGGGTAAAGGAATTCATGGATGGCAATTGACTGGCCGCCGGCATAACGCTTTTTGAAATCATCACGTTCTAGCATGCGCGCAACCGTTTGCCGTGCTGCAAGCTTGATCATGCCCGCACTGCCTAATTTCTCCATCCACTCGGAGTTGAACGCCACGGTAGTTTTGGCCGGATCGAGGATCTTAAATACCTGCTCTTTATATGTTTCAGCGTTGGCTAACACGTCTTCACGAGTAAGGGGTTTACGGGTGACATTTTTACCCGTCGGGTCGCCAATCATGCCGGTGAAATCACCGATCAGGAAAATAACCTCGTGACCTAAGTCTTGGAAAGTTTTTAGCTTGTTAATAAGAACCGTATGACCCAAGTGCAGATCCGGGGCTGTTGGATCGAAACCCGCCTTGATCCGCAATTTTTTACCTGACTTCAGCCTTTCCTTTAAATCTTCTTCAATCAGAATTTCTTCAGCACCACGCTTTATCTCTGCCAATGCCGTATCTATATCCACAGTTGTCACGCCAACCTCACTCCAACAATTTAATCAGTTAATCGCCCGATTTTAGCTTATATTCGGGGCAGTTTAAATGTATAAAAGACTGGTATTTGCGCATTATTACGTATATGCTGCACTATTATTTGCAATAATTCTTGACAGCGGAAAAGGCACGTTATGGTACATGCAGTGCACAAACTCCCAAAAAAACACAAGTTGCTGATCCTGGGCTTGCTGTCAGCAATGGTCGCTATTGCACTCATTCCGTCTGAGAAGGCAACAGCCTCCCGAGATCACGACAAAGACGCACTCGAAGTGGGCAAGCGTTATGAGCTCCCTTTGAATGTCAGTGAGCAACAGCCTGAACTGACAGAGCTCAGCGAAGCGCCAGCTGCTGTTGAACAGCCACTTGCGCCCGAAGCCCCCCAGTACGACTTCGTTGACCATCAGGTTCGCAATGGCGACAGCCTCGCGGTGATATTTAAACGCGCCGGATTTTCAGCACAAACACTTCATAAACTCGTAAACACCAACGCCGAAACACGCAAGCTCACCAAGATCCATCCCGGTGAAGTACTGAGTTTTGCCAGTGATGCGCAAGGTGAATTGCTGCAGCTTAAATATGTGCTGTCTAAAACCGACACTTTGCTGGTCAGCCGCACAGACGAAGGCAGTTACGCCACACGCATCGAAAGCAAAGAAATTGAGACGGTCGAAAAATCTGCCGGTGGTGAGATCAAGTCCAGCTTCTGGACCGCAGGTATTACCGCGGGCCTGTCTGAGCGTCAAATCATGAACTTTGCCCATATCTTTGGTTGGGATGTCGACTTTGCCAACGATATTCGTAAAGGCGATCAATTTTCTCTGATCTACGAATCACATTTTGTGGACGGTGAAGAGATAGGCACAGGCAAGATCATCGCTGCAGAGTTTATTAATCAGGGCGAGCGTTACACGGCTGTGCGCCACTCTGACGGTGACTTTTACACCCCAGAAGGTCGCAGCATGAAAAAAGCCTTCTTGCGTGCCCCGGTCGATTTCAAGTATATCAGCTCTAACTTTAATCCACGCCGTCTGCACCCGGTCACCGGTCGTGTGTCTGCACACAGAGGCATAGACTATGCCGCCAGAACCGGCACACCAGTGGTATCGGCGGGTAATGGTAAAGTGATCAAATCGGGCTATAACCGTCTCAATGGTAATTACGTGTTTATCCAGCACGGCAGCCAGTATGTGACTAAGTACCTGCATCTGCACAAGCGCCATGTTAAACAAGGCCAGAAGGTCAAACAGGGCCAGAAGATTGGTACTGTTGGCGCGACCGGGCGTGTTACTGGTGCGCACCTGCACTACGAGTTTCTGGTTAACGGAGTGCACCGCAACCCGCGCACCGTCAAGCTGCCTAAGTCGCAACCCTTGCCTGCGGCTGAGCTGGCAACATTTAAGCCACTGGCACAGCAGATGCTGGCCAAGCTGGAACGTAATCGTGAGCTGATGTTAGCACTGAATAATTAATCTGTGCTCGAGCGTTACAAAAAAGCCACCGTCAGGTGGCTTTTTACATTCTGTGGTTTCGATTAAGAACCCGTTACCTTCAAATTGAGAAACTTCTCGAGTCCCTCAGGGTCGGCCGCCAGTGCCTGAACCTGCTGAGAAAAGGCATTGAAGTCCATTGCCTCATCAACAGAGACATTCACCTCTAAACCATTCAAACCCGTTGCAAAATCGTTGATCCCCTGCTTAACTTGCTCTGAGACTGGCACCTGCATAAGTTGCATAGCCAACATTTGCTGAAACTGTTCTTTAGTCAGCCCTTTACTAGCAAGCAACTCAGTCACCAGTGCATCCAGCTTGGGCTGCCCGGCAATCGCAAAGGTCAGCTTTTGTGGCTGTAGCGTTTGTATCGCAGAAATCAGCTTGCTCTGCATCTGTAATTCCTGCTCAAGTGTCAAAGCACCACCTTGCTGTTGCATCTCCATTGAGGTTGTCATCAACTCAGTGCTATTGCCCAGGTCAAAATCGAACGTTAGTCCTGCCACGCCCGCCGCATCAACAGACGATTTAAACTGGCTGTCGCCATTATCCGGGTTGTAACGTAAAGACGACGTCAGCGCATAGCTGGTACCAGCCAGGGTGGCGGCCTGCTGCTCAAGCTCCGCAGCCAGCACCGGGCTTAGTGTAACGTTCGTCAACTTAACCTCTGTAAACTCACTGATTTTATCGGCTTCATAGCCCTGCAAGCTGAACTCACCAATGTTGAGCAGCGTCTGCTGCTCAGTGGCTTCTTTGATCACCAGAGACTGAACTTTAACTGTGTTGGTAAACAAGTTATAAGATGAGCCCTGGTGCTCAATCAGCAGTTCAGATTGCTCAGCAAATTGCGCGATCTGCTGCTGCACCACCAATTCAGCCTGCTGATTTGCATAAAGATGTGCGCCAACAACAGCGGCTGACATTACGCCACCTAACGCCAGCATGATCGTAGATTTTTTCATTTTTGTAGATTTCCTTTAAAACAAGGCTTCGAGCGCATCACTGAGGCTGGCAACGGCGACCACTTCCATTCCCTCAATGGCGTCCTTGGGTTTATTCGCAATGGGTACGATAGCACGTTTGAAGCCATGTTTCGCGGCTTCGCGTAGTCTTTCCTGGCCACTGGGTACCGGCCGGATCTCTCCGCCCAGGCCTACTTCACCAAATACCACCATCTGACGCTCCAGCGCATGGTTTTTGAAGCTAGACACCAAAGCCGCGATTAACGCTAAGTCAGCACTGGTTTCAGAGACCTTAACGCCGCCGACCACATTTACAAAGACATCCTGATCCGCCACCTGCAAACCACCATGACGGTGCAACACCGCAAGCAACATGGCCAAGCGGTTTTGCTCCAAACCGACAGTTACACGCCGTGGATTTGCCAATTGGGAGTAGTCCACCAGCGCCTGAACTTCCACCAGCAATGGCCGGGTGCCTTCCCAGATCACCATGACCAGAGAGCCCGGCGTTTGCTCTTCACCCCGGTTCAGAAAAATTGCCGAGGGGTTACTCACTTCTTTCAGGCCCTGCCCTGTCATGGCAAAAACCCCGAGCTCATTGACTGCGCCGAAACGGTTTTTGTTACCACGCAGGGTTCTGAAGCGGCTGTCGCTGCTGCCTTCGAGTAAGATAGAGCAGTCAATACAGTGCTCTAGCACCTTAGGCCCCGCCAGTGAGCCATCTTTGGTTACGTGGCCGACCATAATAATGGCGACCTGATTTTGCTTCGCAAAACGGGTCAGGTAAGCGGCACTTTCTCGCACCTGAGAAACACTGCCCGGCGCGGACTGCACATCACTCATGTGCATCACCTGAATTGAATCTATGACCATAATGGCTGGCTTTTCACGTAAAGCCAGCTGACAGATGCTTTCGACGTTTGTTTCGGCCAGAGTACGTAGTTTGTTGGTTGGCAGGCCCAGGCGTTTGGCGCGCATCGCAACCTGCTGCAAAGATTCCTCACCCGTCACATATAAAGTGGACATAGATTCGGCCAGCAAGCACATGGTCTGCAACAACAAGGTACTCTTACCAGCACCCGGCTCACCACCAATCAAAATGGCACTGCCTGGTACCACGCCACCACCGAGTACACGATCAAACTCTTTGAATCCA
The Pseudoalteromonas viridis DNA segment above includes these coding regions:
- the tyrS gene encoding tyrosine--tRNA ligase, with product MDIDTALAEIKRGAEEILIEEDLKERLKSGKKLRIKAGFDPTAPDLHLGHTVLINKLKTFQDLGHEVIFLIGDFTGMIGDPTGKNVTRKPLTREDVLANAETYKEQVFKILDPAKTTVAFNSEWMEKLGSAGMIKLAARQTVARMLERDDFKKRYAGGQSIAIHEFLYPLVQGWDSVALQADVELGGTDQRFNLLMGRELQKEEGQKPQTVLMMPLLEGTDGVQKMSKSLGNYIGITDAPNDMFGKVMSISDELMWRYYELLSAKSLEEIAGLKEEVAGGRNPRDIKIEFAKEMIARFHSEADAEAAHQDFIKRFQKNALPDDIPEVTITIEEPATFITNVLKEAGLVASTSEAMRMIKQGAVKLNGEEKVTDSKLSVEKGSTAIYQVGKRKFAKISVE
- the radA gene encoding DNA repair protein RadA → MGKKKTAFVCSDCGAEFARWQGQCSECKAWNTITEFRVPSVKAAPRAGTMAGYAGVVEAKVQTLDEVNLESLPRFSTGFKEFDRVLGGGVVPGSAILIGGEPGAGKSTLLLQTMCLLAESMSTLYVTGEESLQQVAMRAKRLGLPTNKLRTLAETNVESICQLALREKPAIMVIDSIQVMHMSDVQSAPGSVSQVRESAAYLTRFAKQNQVAIIMVGHVTKDGSLAGPKVLEHCIDCSILLEGSSDSRFRTLRGNKNRFGAVNELGVFAMTGQGLKEVSNPSAIFLNRGEEQTPGSLVMVIWEGTRPLLVEVQALVDYSQLANPRRVTVGLEQNRLAMLLAVLHRHGGLQVADQDVFVNVVGGVKVSETSADLALIAALVSSFKNHALERQMVVFGEVGLGGEIRPVPSGQERLREAAKHGFKRAIVPIANKPKDAIEGMEVVAVASLSDALEALF
- a CDS encoding peptidoglycan DD-metalloendopeptidase family protein, giving the protein MVHAVHKLPKKHKLLILGLLSAMVAIALIPSEKATASRDHDKDALEVGKRYELPLNVSEQQPELTELSEAPAAVEQPLAPEAPQYDFVDHQVRNGDSLAVIFKRAGFSAQTLHKLVNTNAETRKLTKIHPGEVLSFASDAQGELLQLKYVLSKTDTLLVSRTDEGSYATRIESKEIETVEKSAGGEIKSSFWTAGITAGLSERQIMNFAHIFGWDVDFANDIRKGDQFSLIYESHFVDGEEIGTGKIIAAEFINQGERYTAVRHSDGDFYTPEGRSMKKAFLRAPVDFKYISSNFNPRRLHPVTGRVSAHRGIDYAARTGTPVVSAGNGKVIKSGYNRLNGNYVFIQHGSQYVTKYLHLHKRHVKQGQKVKQGQKIGTVGATGRVTGAHLHYEFLVNGVHRNPRTVKLPKSQPLPAAELATFKPLAQQMLAKLERNRELMLALNN